In the Mya arenaria isolate MELC-2E11 chromosome 11, ASM2691426v1 genome, one interval contains:
- the LOC128207983 gene encoding uncharacterized protein LOC128207983: MSRYKETAGISIRCFVEETLTVTVLLMNLNGPAPANGPDDNGRPAPDRRRVEFSNIVNEKKPNVVFLQEFSLKNIRGAKWKNYPLPEKYKKIGDKEACILYDSNLFHDPDDLDDTDFTQTNIRNILSELRRTSNNNLGEPFQTDFTPFPRMCLTILKTKTYPTLKFICISWHGWYSKMSVDKRSQFFAYLLEFLRQFKEKYNLPMLIAGDFNVKIEEIEDLVVPPFKLCKYEPSERREKRVIDFYIITDELDLG; this comes from the coding sequence ATGTCAAGATACAAGGAAACAGCTGGAATCAGTATACGATGCTTTGTAGAAGAAACTCTTACGGTAACAGTCTTGCTCATGAATTTAAATGGACCTGCACCTGCAAATGGACCAGATGATAACGGTAGACCTGCACCTGACAGGAGGAGGGTGGaattttcaaacattgtaaATGAGAAGAAGCCAAACGTTGTGTTTTTACAGGAGTTTTCATTGAAGAACATTCGCGGTGCAAAATGGAAAAATTACCCACTGCCGGagaagtataaaaaaataggaGATAAAGAAGCGTGTATATTGTATGACAGTAATCTGTTCCATGATCCTGATGACCTTGATGATACTGATTTCACACAAACTAACATTAGAAATATTCTGTCTGAACTCAGGAGAACATCAAACAACAACCTTGGTGAGCCTTTCCAGACAGACTTCACTCCTTTTCCAAGAATGTGCTTAACTATattaaagacaaaaacatatcCTACACTGAAATTCATCTGCATTTCCTGGCATGGGTGGTATTCAAAAATGTCTGTGGATAAGAGAAGTCAATTCTTTGCGTACTTATTAGAGTTTCTTCGacaattcaaagaaaaatacaatCTGCCAATGCTTATAGCTGGTGACTTTAATGTCAAAATTGAAGAAATTGAAGATTTGGTGGTGCCACCATTTAAACTATGCAAATATGAACCTTCAGAGAGACGAGAAAAAAGAGTCATTGACTTCTATATAATTACAGACGAACTTGATTTAGGATAA
- the LOC128207984 gene encoding uncharacterized protein LOC128207984, with amino-acid sequence MADKIPPLTILIMNVHGNPTATRRRQAISRVIDDTRPDVVLFQQFRWAGIRRLYRLSPSYQYKRHENASLMYDSDTVSVDDDDFLQLVIDEILAMQNIFYPVPRMCFTKVMPDTNPVYEFICISWHGWYNGTKENERINLFMLFMEFLTNFQAFYDLPMLIAGSFNIKREEIENLVLPPFHLCGYNASERRIDNVTDFYIISEELHLEGIRPVVLEEDEEEVLDHDPIIATLRPRM; translated from the coding sequence ATGGCCGACAAAATACCTCCTCTTACAATCCTGATCATGAATGTACATGGTAACCCGACAGCTACCAGGAGGAGGCAGGCAATTTCAAGGGTTATAGATGATACACGTCCAGACGTTGTGTTGTTTCAGCAGTTTAGGTGGGCGGGCATTCGTCGCCTATACCGACTGTCACCAAGTTATCAATATAAAAGACATGAAAATGCTAGTCTTATGTATGATAGTGACACTGTaagtgttgatgatgatgattttctCCAACTTGTCATAGATGAGATTCTGGCTATGCAAAACATTTTCTATCCTGTTCCCAGAATGTGTTTCACTAAAGTAATGCCAGATACAAATCCTGTATATGAATTCATCTGCATATCCTGGCATGGGTGGTATAATGGGACGAAAGAGAATGAaagaataaatttatttatgttatttatggAGTTTCTAACAAATTTCCAAGCATTTTACGATCTGCCAATGCTTATAGCAGGTAGCTTTAATATCAAAAGGGAAGAAATTGAGAATTTGGTACTGCCACCATTTCACTTATGTGGATACAATGCTTCAGAGAGACGGATTGATAATGTCACTGACTTTTATATAATTAGCGAAGAACTTCATTTAGAGGGAATAAGGCCGGTGGTTTTGGAAGAAGACGAGGAAGAAGTTCTTGACCACGATCCAATCATTGCAACCCTTAGACCAAGGATGTAA